DNA from Eucalyptus grandis isolate ANBG69807.140 chromosome 5, ASM1654582v1, whole genome shotgun sequence:
TCAATTTTTCCTCACCAGAGTCAAGCTCTCTAAGAGAGGATTCTGTCATTTGGAAATCACTCAAATGATGGTACCGACAGAAGTTATGCGGTGAATTTTTCatgagagaggaagagagaataTGATAGCGTATTTGATTCTCACTTGGTGAGTTCAAAACCTATTGTAGTGTTGTAATTTTTGCTAAATTCTTTTGCTGTTAGATCCACAGAAGGACGAGTTATTAAGATCTCTGTTCTATGCGTCCTTTATTGGTTCTAATTCTAGGGTAAGATGCAACAACAGTATGATCGCCGATTTCTTATGCCAAATGTATGattaaaccttgaggttttgTAATCATCACTAAGGTACCAGTGAACTGTTCCTGAATGCTTCTGTGCCCTCTCTCCTTTAATCTTAATGCCCAAGATAGACTCCTCACGGAGTGATGAATCTTGTGAGTTTTGAGTTTACCTCTCTCGTCGGTCAGGATGATAATAAATGATGGTTTGAATGAGAAAACTGTCTGAATAATTAGGGAGAAAGATTCGACAGTCATCCAATTTTCTATGGCATGTTCAACTTCACCTGTTACTGCTTGCAGCTAGCATATGAAATTGATACATCGACTGAATTCATTAACTGATGTTGTGGAAATAATGGACTAATAACGTACAAGCGAATATGGTACAATCTGTGATTTGAGCCACTCgccaaaagaaataaatcataCAATGGGATTATATGTTCGCTTTTGCACTGGTACAAGTTACGCGTACCAGTCATTCTCATACAGATGAATTAGAGTACAAACAGATATTGCCAAAAACTGTTACATGACGCCAGGCTCAAGGTTTAGCAAGGAAGAGGGCCTTGCACTGCTCCACTGTATCATCAGGACTAGTGACTGCCAAAGAACATGGAGAACTGTATCAACAACAggattttgcaaaaaaataaaaatgcaaattgaTGGATGTCTGtgtattaaaagaaaattgaagtttCGAAGGGTTTATGTGACATTGACTACAGCCATTTTGAGAAATGAAACTAATCCCCAGTCTATTCTGAAATTAAATGAGATCTCGTATTTCCTGCATGTGAAAATCCGTGACTAGATTTTTACACTTGTAcgtttcagaaatttttgggattttccttttttaggttAATGAATCTGTGTGTTAAAAGTTTAGAACCATCCATCTACATCCTGCTGGATGAAAACACaacgaaatttaagtgtcaaaattccCATCAATACACAAAGCTGACCTGTATGACCCACAGTTCGCTCAGACTCGTATATCTCATGGTCGTTCCCCCCCTGCTCAAGTAAAAGATACAGTAATTGTCAAAAAGAACGATCCAGATGATGCATCACAAAGAGGACATTTTATATGGTTAACCACGATATGCAGAATACATCTAAACTCATGCTTACATTGGATGAACAAGTAAAACTGATTAGCATTGGATGAGTAAAATTAAAACGCTTTGAGCTATTTCGCATAAAGTCTCCTTTCTCAAATTTAAGTATACAATAATCTATATCTCCTTATGATTCAAGAGATAGGCACTTTTGAAGGAACATCGCTTTTTGACCTTTATACACTGGAAATATCATGTTTATTCTGTTGAAGCCGATAATGTGGCTGATAATGTGAATCAATAATCTGTCTTACTAACAATTGGCCCCACTTTAGGGGGGATAGAGAAAATAGAGATGGAATGACAGTTGGAATGTTCAATTGCTTCAAATTGTGAACCATGCCAATGAAGATCACACAGAGAATATGCAATCCAGGGTTTAAAGACTGATAGATAGCACAAAGAGCACTTCAAGCAAATAAGTATTACATTTAAGTAAAGCATTGTAAATGTTATTTTCCAATTCAAGTTATCGTATCCGTGGGATCAGTTAAACAAAATTTCTGCAATAACTTAACCAAAATTAGCAGCATCATCAAGCATCCCTTCACACCTTTACAGTTCAAAGGACATTGATTGCTTTATGGACCAAGAAGCACTAGCTCATTGCATGTGGGCAATAATACATCTCGTagacataaatcatcaaaaagctTAGTCCTACGTAGTCTAACACCAAGCATGTAAGATTTAAAAAGGACAGTGATACATGAGATATTAATTAGCAAACGGAGAGAGATTGttgacatttttcttaaaatgaaaatacaagGCATACCTTGTAAGTCTTGTCGCCAAAGAAGTGGATTTCTGAGAAGTCATCAAGGTATCTCAAGCAGTATGTCTTATCCCAACCTTGAGGGAAAACCTGATACAAGCATTATTTAACCTCATGGATTTAATAGAGTTCTTTGTGTTGTTCACCATTAACAAGTTTGAGATTCATCCAAAAGAATCAACAGGTGGTATATTTACTTACATCAAAACTTATTTGCCCTCCAATTGAAAATGTCAGATTAAAGTGAGCAAACTTTTCACGCAGGACAGACACCATTTTTGGACGTATGTTATGAACCTGAAACAGTACCAGATGAGAGATCGCATGTTGTATTGCATTATCAGAATATCCAATAGTGAAATAGGGTTAGAATGTCTCACCTTGTCGTACCTTTCAAATTCATCCCTTTCTTCTTGGCTACAATTTCTCCCAATTGGGGAGACATTAATCATCCCATTTCGGAATTCTATAAATGTGCCCCTGAGGAAGAATTGCAGTATAAGAGTTCTGTTGGACTTTGAGCTTTATAATGATAAAGAACTGGTAACAAGGCTCACCTTTTTATCGGGATATCCAAGTCAGCAAGGTAGTGAAGAGTAAAATTAATGAACTCCTGCAAGACAATTTTCAAACAAGTTCATATCATTGGTTATCACGCAGTTGTTCTGTTCCACCTAATCTATTAAAGGACATCGACGTCCACAATTGACCTCTAAAACAATCTTGCACATGGTCACTTTATCCATTAAGTAGAAAAACATTAGAGCAAACAGAAGATTTTACCTTGAGCTTCTCTTCTCCTAGAAATGATTTCAAGCtctggaagaaagaaaaatcaagggACCAGTCAAGGCAGTTCAGTTAAGCTAAGGAATCAATCATGACAAATATATACAAATTGCAATAAGAATTGTGGACAGTGACATTAAGTAGAAAATTAGCTACCAAATGgtgaaattaaaattacaaaactcCTAATCTCCTACTCCATATATTATTGATATGAATAGAATGTGGAGCTGAGCTTTTCAGTCAGCTTGAGTGGTTAAAAGCAATCACATACCTGCACATCAATAAGCTTCCCTCCTTTGTGTGCCATAAGGCCATTCTCCGAGAACACGTAATCATAGTCATTCATAACTGTATAATTGACACGACAGTAGAGATCAAGTCAATAAAGCGATCAGCTTAAGAATTCAAAACTGGTTTCATCAAGTAATTTTGAGATATGTTACCATGTCTGCAATTTCAGGACACAAGGTTTAGAGTGAAACCAAGACATTCAAAGCACAAGAAGGTTTAAATTAACAGATAACTCCTTCTGCAATGGGTCTTACTCGTCGGATATACTGTTTGTATTACCAAAGACCATATCCTCACATATCAAGTGATTTTTGTCACCTGATTGAAGCTCACTGTTCccacaaaatcaaataaatgctTATCCAAGATTGTGGTTTGTTCCCCCATTTTAAGCCTATATCATCTAATAAAAACTCAGGCTAGAAAGAGCTCAAATTCATCCAGCATTTTAAGGATGAAAACAATGATTCAGATCTGTGATAGTTCAGTGAGAAAAATCTTTAATAATATCACAGAATCTAGCCAGAATTATAGCACTTAATCATGTATTCCAATCATGAATCCCAAGGTGACTTAACTACACTACAAagaccacaagcaaagcaactTAATTCAATCactatttaattattaaaaaagatgAACGGAAGGCCTGTCAAGTGAAATGAATCAGATGTATTGTCTAAGAGAAATATCTAACAGCTATGCATTTCCAAGTGTAACCAACCTGTGCTTCCAAGCTGTTCCGAAATCTTGGATAGGTCAGATCCCCCAACAACCCCAACTGTGACAACCTGCATTGAAATGCGTTGCAAAGGCAAGCACAAAAGAGCTTGTAAGGCATTTTCTTCAAGTAGGAAGACAAAACAGGAAATTTCCTGCAGAAGTAGCTAGTCAACTAAGTCGTGTACCTTTCGGAGTTCCCGCATGAACTCTAACATCCTAGGAGTAATCCCCTGAAATACAAGAACAAGATAGAGGTGAATTCGACATTAATCAACCCGGTTTATTGCACTTTGGAAATGCAACAGCAATATCGTCATGCTCAGTAAGAATAGCGGATCAAACTGCATAGCTGCAACTATtacttcagagagagagagagagagagagatggccagAGAAGGAAATAGCACCTTTCTCGCAGCCGTGAGAGTTCCATCGACATCGAACAACGCGATCATACCAGGCTTTCTCGCGGCCATTCTATTCGAGATCTCCTTCTGCCATCATACGAAGTCAAATAGCAAAGGTCAGGTGCCGATCGAATCCCCTACGATGAACTAAATCCAGagcatcaaaaaaaaaaaaaaaacgcgagTGAGCCCAGATCAAAAGGAGCATTCCGGCCGGAACCGATTTCAAACCGCAAAGCGCCGTTTCTAGGATGATGCCGTCATCCAGATGATAACGACCTCACCAAATCCGACATGTCAATTCAAATGCAGGCCCAGCCTCGAAATTTCCAAGTTCATATACACAACTCGCCACTAGGACTCCAGCACATCGCATCGAGCGCAAGCTCAGCCGCGAGAACTCGGAAGTCCGTACACGCAATCCGCCGCTCCGAGCTCCTTAAACGTCGTCTCCAACCGACTCGCGAGAAGCGAATCTGAAGAATCAACGCTGGTGAAGAGGACGCGAAAACTTTTACCTCTGACTTCGCGGAGAAGGCGCGGGAGGGAGATCGGAAGGTCAAGCTTCGAAGCGCGATGGCGGAGGCGAGGAGAGCGAAGCTATGGACTCTTATACTCgaattctagagagagagagagagagagggagagagctgCCTTGGATCTCGAGATTCGTGCAGAAAGTGAAGCGGAAAGGAAGGGAAGGAGAGCTTTGGGAGTCCGCTTCTGCAACCGCGAACCGAGATCGGACGAAACGGTCACGACTCACGTGAATCGGACGATATTGCTATCTTCCTTTCCTCCTCCAAAATGCACCATCGTCCATTGGACACAAACTTTTAAAGGCTTAATACATCACAAACCGTgacaataaaaaattttaaattgatatatttataataaatttatcttaaactaatttattcgaccgcaaaagcccaaaattaataaatttgtgacaaatatacaatttgttaaattagattaatatcacaaaaattcacaaaatttataaGCGATGACAAACAACttataaaattccaaattggtatatcacCAACTATCACacgttatttaacttaataatttaacagtaaaatttaacgaagactaatagaaggtaaatttgtcacaaatgtatc
Protein-coding regions in this window:
- the LOC104443469 gene encoding phosphomannomutase — protein: MAARKPGMIALFDVDGTLTAARKGITPRMLEFMRELRKVVTVGVVGGSDLSKISEQLGSTVMNDYDYVFSENGLMAHKGGKLIDVQSLKSFLGEEKLKEFINFTLHYLADLDIPIKRGTFIEFRNGMINVSPIGRNCSQEERDEFERYDKVHNIRPKMVSVLREKFAHFNLTFSIGGQISFDVFPQGWDKTYCLRYLDDFSEIHFFGDKTYKGGNDHEIYESERTVGHTVTSPDDTVEQCKALFLAKP